Below is a window of Paraburkholderia azotifigens DNA.
TCGTCGCACGCGTAGCCGAACATCAGGCCCTGGTCGCCGGCGCCCTGATCGAGGTTGTTGTCGTGCGCGCGGTCGACGCCTTGCGCGATGTCCGGCGACTGCTTGTCGTACGCGACGAGCACCGCGCAGCCGCGGTAGTCGATGCCGTAGTCCGTGTTGTCGTAGCCGATGCGCTTGATGGTTTCGCGCGCGACCTGGATGTAGTCGACGTTGGCCGTCGTGGTGATTTCACCCGCCAGCACGACGAGACCCGTGTTGCACAGCGTTTCCGCGGCAACGCGCGAATATTTGTCCTGGGCGAGGATCGCGTCGAGAATGGCGTCCGAGATCTGGTCGGCGACCTTGTCCGGATGCCCTTCGGAGACGGATTCAGAAGTGAAGAGGTAGTCGTTAGCCACGTTACAGGCTCCTTGTTGGTTACGGTTGAGTTTCACGTAGCCTGCTTCGAGCCTGAAGCGGCGACGCTTTAGCGGATTTCCTGACCGCCGGGCGACTATCTGAAAGATAAACGTCCGTCGGCTTCGCCCCGCAAGTTGTCTATTAACTCGGCGAAGCCCTTATTATAGCGACTTCTTTCAATTGTCACAGAGTGCCTGCGCGTGCGGTATATCGTCTACTTCGCCGTTTTTCTTTACCCCGTGCGGTCTCGCGCACATAGGGGAGCCGTCGCATGCTGAGCCGTCTGGGCGTCACATTCGCCATCGGTCTGCTCAAACTGTTCGCGCTGCTGCCGTACGGCTTCGTCGCCCGGCTGGGCGACGGCCTCGGCTGGCTGCTGTACCAGATTCCGAGCCGCCGTCGCCGTATCGTCCATATCAACCTGAAGCTGTGCTTCCCCGAATGGAGCGACGAGCGTCGCGAGGAAGTCGCGCAGAAGCACTTCCGGCATGCGATCCGCAGCTATCTGGAGCGCAGCGTGCAGTGGTTCGGCTCGGCGAAGAAGCTGGAAAAGCTGATTCAGCTCGACAGCGAAATCGATCTCACGGACCCGAATCTGCCGCCCACACTGTTTCTGGGCTTTCACTTCGTCGGCATCGAGGCCGGTTCGATCTTCCTCAATTATTCGCTGAAGCGGCCGTGCGGCTCGCTGTATCAGCCGATGTCGAACGAGCAGCTCGAAGCCGTCGCCAAAGCGCAGCGCGGCCGGTTCGACGCCGAAATGGCAAGCCGGGCCGACAGCGCGCGGATCGTGCTGCGCTGGCTGCGCGACCGCAAGCCGGTGATGCTCGGCGCCGACATGGACTACGGCATCCGCAATTCAACCTTCGTGCCGTTCTTCGGCGTACCGACCTGCACGCTGACGGCCGTCGGGCGCCTCGCGAAGGTCGGGCACGCGCAGGTGGTGCCGTTCATCGGCGAAGTGCTGCCGAACTACAAGGGCTACCGGCTGCGGGTCTTCAAGCCGTGGGACAACTATCCGACGGGCGACGACGACGCCGACGCCCGCCGCATGAACGCGTTTCTCGAAGAGCAGATTCCGCGCATTCCCGAGCAGTACTACTGGGTGCACAAGCGCTTCAAGACCCGCCCGCCCGGCGACCCGAGCTTTTACTGAAGCGCGTCGACGCCGAACGGGCGAGACGCACGGACAGTCACTTACAATAGCGGCATGAAACTGAAATTCACCAAAATGCACGGCGCGGGCAACGACTTCGTCGTGCTCGACGGCTACACGCAACCGCTCAACCTGACTGAAACGCAGGTGCGCGCGCTCGCGAACCGGCATTTCGGCGTCGGCGCGGACCAGCTGCTGGTAGTCGAAAAGCCGACCGTCGACGGTGTCGATTTCAGATACCGCATCTTCAACTGCGACGGCGGCGAGGTCGAGCATTGCGGCAACGGCGCGCGCTGCTTCGTCAAGTTCGTGCGCGACGCGCGTCTCACTGACAAGCGCAGCGTCCGCGTGCAGGTCCAGAACGGCGTGATCACGCTGACCATGCAGGACAACGGCGAAGTCGTCGTCGATATGGGCGCGCCCGTGTTCGAGCCGGCCCAGGTGCCGTTCGACGCGAGCGGCCTCGACGCACGCCGCGAAGCCGGCGACACGCTCTATCCGCTCGACATCAACGGCGCGACGCGCTGGGTCTCCGTCGTGTCGATGGGCAATCCGCACGCGGTGCAGGTGGTGGACGACGTCGATGCGTTCCCCGTGCTCGTCGACGGGCCGGTGATCGAAAGCCATCCGCGCTTCCCGCAGCGGGTGAATGCGGGCTTCATGCAGATCGTCGGGCGCAACGAAGTGAAGCTGCGCGTCTACGAACGCGGCGCGGGCGAAACGCTTGCGTGCGGCACGGGCGCGTGCGCGGCCGTCGCGGCAGGTATTCGCCGCGGCCTGCTGGATGCGCCCGTCATCGTTCATACGCACGGCGGCACGCTGACCATCACGTGGAACGGCGAATCCGCGTCGCCGCTGATGATGGCGGGCCCGGCCGCCACCGTGTTCGAAGGCGAGATCGAACTGGCCGACTGAATTTCTCACCGTCGCGCGCAGGCTGAACCGCGCGGCGCAGCAGCACGACCGACAGCAAAGAAGCGCGCAACCTTTAAGCTGAAACCATGAACGATCGCGAAGTCGCCGACTACCTGCTAGCCAACCCCGAATTCTTCGCCGAGCACGCCGAACTGCTCGCTTCCGTGCGGCTCGCGAACCCGCACGGCAAAGCTGCCGTCTCGCTGCAGGAACGTCAGATGGACATGCTGCGCGAGAAGAACAAGCACCTCGAGCGGCGTCTCGCCGAACTGCTGCGCTACGGGCACGAGAACGACAGTATCGCGTCGAAGTTCGGCCGCTGGACGACGCGCGTGATGGCAGAACGCGATCCGGGTGCGCTGCCGCGCACGATCTCGGGCGGTCTGCGCGATGTGTTCGATGTGCCGCAGGCGGCGCTGCGCGTGTGGGAAGTGTCGGGACCCTACTCACAGGCGGATTTCACGCGCCAGGTCGGCGAGGAAGTGCGCATCTTCGCGAATAGCCTCGCCACACCGTACTGCGGCGCGAATACGGGCTTCGAGGCGGCGCAGTGGCTGACGCCGGCCGTGTCGGCCGTTGCCGGTGAATCCGCGGCGTCGGGCGAAGGCGCGGCTGCAAACGGCAACGGCACCGAATCGATCGCGCTGATCGCACTGCGCGACCCCGAGGCATCGAATGACGCCGCCGCGTTCGGCCTGCTCGTGATGGGTTCGCCCGATCCGCGCCGCTTTCACGACGGCATGGCCACCGACTTCCTCACGCAGATCGGCGCGCTCGCGAGCGCTGCGCTGAGCCGTCTGCTGCCGCGCTGAGCGCCCCGACGTGACATCCGCCGACCCGATCGCCACCTATCTGTCGAGCCTCGAGCACGAACGGCGGTTGTCGGCACATACGCTGCGCGCTTACACGCACGAACTCGACGAACTGAAAAAGCTCGCGAACGGCCGGCCGCTCGAAAGCCTCACGGCCACCGACATCCGCGGCGCCGTCGCGCGCGCGCATGCGGGCGGGCTGTCGGCGCGCTCGATCGGGCACCGGCTGTCCGCGTGGCGAGCTTTTTACCGCTGGCTCGCCGGCCGCATCGAACTGCCCGCGAACCCCGTCGCGACAGTGCGCGCACCGAAACGCGCGAAAACGCTGCCGAAGGCGTTGTCCGTCGACGACACGCACAAGCTGATGGAATCGCCCGCGACGGCCACGGCGGAAGGGCTGCGCGATCACGCGATGCTCGAACTGTTTTACTCGTCGGGCCTGCGCCTGTCGGAACTGGTCGGTCTCGACGTGCAGTTCGCCGATGTCGACGGTTATCGGTCGACTGGCTGGCTGAAACTCGATGAAGCCGAGGTCGAAGTGCTCGGCAAGGGCAACCGGCGGCGCTCGGTGCCTGTCGGAAGCAAGGCGCTCGAAGCCTTGCGCGCCTGGCTCGCCGTGCGCGGCGAACTGGTGAAGCGCGATCCGCATCCGCTGTTCGTATCGGTGCGCGGCAACCGGATGTCGCCGAACGTGGTCCGCGACCGCGTGAAACGCGCGGCGCTCACGGCGGGCATTCCCGCGAACGTCCATCCGCACGTGCTGCGCCATTCGTTCGCGACGCACGTGCTGCAGTCGAGTGGCGACCTGCGCGCGGTGCAGGAACTGCTCGGCCACGCGAGCATCGCCGCGACGCAGGTCTACACCGGCCTCGATTTCCAGCACCTCGCGCGAATCTACGATCAGGCGCATCCGCGCGCCAAAAAACGCGACTGACGCTGCCCGACGCGTATCGGGCGGCCGGTCAACCCTGCTTTGCCGCTTCGGGCGGCGCATTGTTCTGCTGAAATTCTCACGAAGTCATGAATACCGTTACGCTGAAACCGTCGAAAGAAAAGTCGCTGCTGCGCCGCCATCCGTGGGTCTACGCGAACGCGATCGACCGCGTCGACGGCAAGCCCGCCGCCGGCGCCACTGTGCTGGTGCGCGCGCACGACGGCCGCTTCCTGGCGCGCGCCGCCTATAGCCCGCATTCGCAGATCCGCGCGCGCGTCTGGAGTTTCGACGAGAACGAGCCCGTCGATCACGCGTTCTTCAAGCGCCGCGTGCAGCGCGCGCTCGCGCATCGTCAGGCGATGGTGCACGACACAGGCGCGACGCGCCTGATCTTCGGCGAGGCCGACGGGCTGCCGGGCTTGATCGTCGATTACTACATCCAGGACGACGCGACGAAGCGCGGCCAGATCGTCTGCCAGTTCATGGCGGCGGGCGTCGAAGCGTGGAAAGACGCGATCGTGCAGGCGCTGACCGGCGCGACGGGTTGCCCGAACGTTTATGAGCGCTCGGACGTGTCGATCCGCGAAAAGGAAGGGCTCGAACAGACCATGGGCGTGCTCGCCGGCGACGCGCCGCCCGAGACGCTGATCGCGAGCGAAAACGGCGTGCGCTATCACGTCGACGTGCGTAACGGCCACAAGACGGGCTTCTACGTCGACCAGCGCGACAACCGCGCGCTGGTGCAGCAACTGTCGAAAGACCGCGACGTATTGAACTGCTTCTGCTACACGGGCGGCTTCTCGCTCGCGGCGCTCAAGGGCGGGGCGAAGCGCGTGGTATCGATCGATTCGTCCGGCGAGGCGCTGGCGCTCGCGCAGGAAAACGTGAAGGCCAACGGCTTCGACGCCGAACGTGCGACGTGGCTCGAC
It encodes the following:
- the dapF gene encoding diaminopimelate epimerase produces the protein MKLKFTKMHGAGNDFVVLDGYTQPLNLTETQVRALANRHFGVGADQLLVVEKPTVDGVDFRYRIFNCDGGEVEHCGNGARCFVKFVRDARLTDKRSVRVQVQNGVITLTMQDNGEVVVDMGAPVFEPAQVPFDASGLDARREAGDTLYPLDINGATRWVSVVSMGNPHAVQVVDDVDAFPVLVDGPVIESHPRFPQRVNAGFMQIVGRNEVKLRVYERGAGETLACGTGACAAVAAGIRRGLLDAPVIVHTHGGTLTITWNGESASPLMMAGPAATVFEGEIELAD
- a CDS encoding DUF484 family protein; protein product: MNDREVADYLLANPEFFAEHAELLASVRLANPHGKAAVSLQERQMDMLREKNKHLERRLAELLRYGHENDSIASKFGRWTTRVMAERDPGALPRTISGGLRDVFDVPQAALRVWEVSGPYSQADFTRQVGEEVRIFANSLATPYCGANTGFEAAQWLTPAVSAVAGESAASGEGAAANGNGTESIALIALRDPEASNDAAAFGLLVMGSPDPRRFHDGMATDFLTQIGALASAALSRLLPR
- the xerC gene encoding tyrosine recombinase XerC, which encodes MTSADPIATYLSSLEHERRLSAHTLRAYTHELDELKKLANGRPLESLTATDIRGAVARAHAGGLSARSIGHRLSAWRAFYRWLAGRIELPANPVATVRAPKRAKTLPKALSVDDTHKLMESPATATAEGLRDHAMLELFYSSGLRLSELVGLDVQFADVDGYRSTGWLKLDEAEVEVLGKGNRRRSVPVGSKALEALRAWLAVRGELVKRDPHPLFVSVRGNRMSPNVVRDRVKRAALTAGIPANVHPHVLRHSFATHVLQSSGDLRAVQELLGHASIAATQVYTGLDFQHLARIYDQAHPRAKKRD
- a CDS encoding class I SAM-dependent rRNA methyltransferase; amino-acid sequence: MNTVTLKPSKEKSLLRRHPWVYANAIDRVDGKPAAGATVLVRAHDGRFLARAAYSPHSQIRARVWSFDENEPVDHAFFKRRVQRALAHRQAMVHDTGATRLIFGEADGLPGLIVDYYIQDDATKRGQIVCQFMAAGVEAWKDAIVQALTGATGCPNVYERSDVSIREKEGLEQTMGVLAGDAPPETLIASENGVRYHVDVRNGHKTGFYVDQRDNRALVQQLSKDRDVLNCFCYTGGFSLAALKGGAKRVVSIDSSGEALALAQENVKANGFDAERATWLDADAFKTLRRLYDEGERFDLIVLDPPKFAPSREHVDRAARAYKDINLTGLKLLRPGGLLFTYSCSGAIDAELFQKIVAGAAADARVDARILRRLGAGVDHPLLTAFPEGEYLKGLLLQIA
- a CDS encoding lipid A biosynthesis lauroyl acyltransferase; translated protein: MLSRLGVTFAIGLLKLFALLPYGFVARLGDGLGWLLYQIPSRRRRIVHINLKLCFPEWSDERREEVAQKHFRHAIRSYLERSVQWFGSAKKLEKLIQLDSEIDLTDPNLPPTLFLGFHFVGIEAGSIFLNYSLKRPCGSLYQPMSNEQLEAVAKAQRGRFDAEMASRADSARIVLRWLRDRKPVMLGADMDYGIRNSTFVPFFGVPTCTLTAVGRLAKVGHAQVVPFIGEVLPNYKGYRLRVFKPWDNYPTGDDDADARRMNAFLEEQIPRIPEQYYWVHKRFKTRPPGDPSFY